The Kocuria flava nucleotide sequence CTGGGTCACGACGTTGGAGTCCGCCTTGACGACGGTCACCGGCACGAACTTCCCGTTCTCGTCCCAGACCTGGGTCATGCCGAGCTTGGTGCCCAGCAGGCCCTTCACCTGGCGTTCGAAAGTGGTAGTCATTGGGATGCGGTCCTCTTTACAGCTTGATTTCGATGTTCACGTCGGCCGGCAGGTCGAGGCGCATGAGCGAGTCGACGGCCTTCGGCGTGGGGTCGATGATGTCGATCAGCCGCTTGTGGGTGCGCATCTCGAAGTGCTCACGGCTGTCCTTGTACTTGTGCGGCGAGCGGATGACGCAGTACACGTTCTTCTCCGTCGGCAGCGGCACGGGGCCGACCACCGTCGCGCCGGCGCGCGTCACCGTCTCAACGATCTTCCGGGCCGAGACGTCGATGACCTCGTGGTCATAGGACTTCAGCCGGATGCGGATTTTCTGTCCCGCCATGGCGTCGTGACTCTCTTTCTTCAAGTACTTCCCTGTGACGGAGCTGGCGCTCCTTGTGCATGGCGCCCTGAGGGCGGACGCCGCTCCCCGCAGGCTGAATCCGGGAGTCCCGGGTTCCTCACCCTGCTGGAGCACCGACCCCCGAACTCGGGCGTGTCGCCGCGTGCGGAGCACACGGGAGCACCGGGTTCCTGGATGCGGGGCGGGTCGTCGGTGGTCCGTCCGTGGCAGCGGCATCGGCTGCTGGCCCTCGGTTCTGCTTCGGAGCCCTGTCCTGCTTCGGGGCTGGCCGGTTCGAACCGCTGAGAGCACACGGCGGCGCTTGAACAACGTCGTCCATCCTGCCAGAGATCCCGGGCGGGCGCAAACGGCGGCGGCCCTCCCCCGCCCCGGCCGGCGGGCCGCCGGCGGGCCAGCACGGCGGAAGAGGCCCCGGAACGCGCAGGACCCCCGCCGCGGGTGCGGCGGGGGGTCCTGCGCTGACCGGTCAGGCAGTCCGGGAGGAACTACTTGATGATCTTGGTGACACGGCCGGAGCCGACGGTGCGCCCGCCCTCGCGGATCGCGAAGCCGAGGCCCTCCTCCATGGCGATCGGCTGGATGAGCTCGACCGTCATCTCGGTGTTGTCGCCGGGCATGACCATCTCGGTGCCCTCGGGCAGCGTGATGACGCCGGTGACGTCGGTGGTCCGGAAGTAGAACTGCGGACGGTAGTTCGAGTAGAACGGGTTGTGCCGGCCGCCCTCCTCCTTGGAGAGGATGTAGACGTTGGCCTCGAAGTCGGTGTGCGGGGTGATGGAGCCCGGCTTGCACACGACCTGGCCGCGCTCGACGTCGTCGCGCTTGAGACCGCGCAGCAGCAGGCCGCAGTTCTCGCCCGCCATGGCCTCGTCCATCTGCTTGTGGAACATCTCGATGCCGGTGACGGTGGTCTTCTGGACCGGACGGATGCCGACGATCTCGACCTCCGAGTTGATCGGCAGGGTGCCGCGCTCGGCACGGCCGGTCACCACGGTGCCGCGGCCGGTGATGGTGAAGACGTCCTCGATCGGCATGAGGAACGGCTTGTCCATGTCGCGGACCGGGTCCGGCACGTTCTCGTCCACGGCCTCCATGAGCTCCTCGACGGACTTGACCCACTCGGGGTCGCCCTCGAGGGCCTTGAGGGCGGAGACGCGCACGACGGGGGCGTTGTCGCCGTCGAAGCCCTGGTCGGAGAGCAGCTCGCGCACCTCCATCTCGACGAGGTCCAGCAGCTCCTCGTCCTCGACCATGTCGGACTTGTTCAGGGCCACGAGCAGGTAGGGCACGCCCACCTGGCGGGCGAGCAGCACGTGCTCGCGGGTCTGGGCCATGGGGCCGTCGGTGGCGGCGACCACGAGGATCGCGCCGTCCATCTGCGCCGCACCGGTGATCATGTTCTTGACGTAGTCGGCGTGGCCCGGGGCGTCCACGTGGGCGTAGTGCCGCTTCTCCGTCTGGTACTCGATGTGGGAGATGTTGATGGTGATGCCGCGCTGCTTCTCCTCCGGGGCGGAGTCGATGGCACCGAAGTCGCGCTGCTCGTTGATGTCCGGGTACTTGTCGGCCAGGACCTTGGAGATGGCGGCGGTGAGCGTGGTCTTGCCGTGGTCGACGTGGCCGATGGTGCCGATGTTGACGTGCGGCTTGCTGCGCTCGAACTTGGCCTTCGCCATGGTTGTTCCTCCTAGAACATGTGTGGAAACTTGCTCAGCGATCCCCGCGACGCGTCGCGCGCCCGGTGGAGCGAGGCGATCAGCAGTACTGAAACCTCGGCAAGTCTACGTGGGGTGTCGTCTTTTGATGAAATTTTCCCGGCCGGGGCCGAGGGGTGGTGCTTACTCGCCGCGGTTCTTCTGGATGATCTCGTCGGCGACGGCCTTCGGGACCTCCGAGTAGCTGTCGAACTGCATCGAGTAGACGGCGCGGCCCTGGGTCTTGGAGCGCAGGTCGCCGATGTAGCCGAACATCTCGGACAGCGGCACGAGCGCCTTGACCAGCTTCACGCCGGTGACGTCCTCCATGGACTGGATCTGGCCACGGCGGGAGTTCAGGTCGCCGATGACCTCGCCCATGTACTCCTCGGGGGTGCGCACCTCGACCGCCATCAGCGGCTCGAGCAGGACCGGGCTGGCCTTGCGCGCGCCCTCCTTGAAGACCATGGAGCCGGCGATCTTGAAGGCCATCTCCGAGGAGTCGACGTCGTGGTAGGCGCCGTCGATGAGCGTCGCCTTCACGCCGACCACCGGGTAGCCGGCGAGGATGCCCAGCTGCATGGCGTCCTGGATGCCGGCGTCCACCGAGGGGATGTACTCGCGGGGGACGCGGCCGCCGGTGACCTTGTTGTCGAACTCGTAGAGCTCCTCGGCGTCCAGCGGCAGCGGCTCGAACGAGACCTGGACCTTCGCGAACTGGCCGGACCCGCCCGTCTGCTTCTTGTGGGTGTAGTCGACCTTCTCGACGGCCTTCTTGATGGTCTCGCGGTAGGCCACCTGGGGCTTGCCGACGTTGGCCTCGACCTTGAACTCGCGCTTCATGCGGTCCACCAGGATGTCCAGGTGGAGCTCGCCCATGCCGCCGATCTCGGTCTGGCCGGTCTCCTCGTTGAGGGACACGGTGAACGTGGGGTCCTCGGCGGAGAGCTTCTGGATCGCGGTGGACAGCTTCTCCTGGTCGCCCTTGGTCTTGGGCTCGATCGCCACGGAGATCACGGGCTCGGGGAAGGTCATCGACTCGAGCACGATCGGGTTCTGCGGGTCGCAGAGGGTGTCACCGGTGGTGGTGTCCTTCAGTCCGATGGCCGCGTAGATGTGGCCCGCACGGATCTCGTCGACCGGGTTCTCCTTGTTGGAGTGCATCTGGAACAGCTTGCCGATGCGCTCCTTCTTGCCCTTGGTCGAGTTGAGCACCTGCTCGCCGTTGACGGCCTTGCCCGAGTAGACGCGGATGTAGGTCAGCTGCCCGTAGAACGGGTGGGCGGCGACCTTGAACGCGAGGGCGGAGAAGGGGGCGCTGTAGTCGACCGGACGGGTGAGGATCTCCTCCTCGTCGTTCAGGGCGTGGCCCTGCACGTTGGGGACGTCCAGCGGGGAGGGCAGGAAGTCGATGACCGCGTCGAGCATCGGCTGCACGCCGCGGTTCTTGAACGCGGAGCCGCACAGCACGGGGTAGGCCTCGGAGTTGATGGTCAGCTTCCGGATGCCGGCCTTGAGCTCCTCGAGGGTGAGCTCCTCGCCGCCGAGGTACTTCTCCATGAGCTCGTCGTCGGACTCGGCGACGGTCTCGACCAGCTGGTTGCGGTACTCCTCGGCACGCTCCTGGAGATCGGCGGGGATGTCCTCGATCTCGTACTTGGCGCCCATGGTGACGTCGCCCTTGGAGTCGCCGGGCCACACGAAGGCCTTCATGGTCAGCAGGTCCACGACACCGGTGAAGGCGGACTCCGCGCCGATCGGCAGCTGCATCACCAGCGGCTTGGCCCCGAGCCGGTTGATGATGGTGTCGACGGTGAAGTAGAAGTCGGCGCCCAGCTTGTCCATCTTGTTGACGAAGCAGATGCGGGGGACGTCGTACTTGTCGGCCTGGCGCCAGACCGTCTCCGACTGGGGCTCGACGCCCTCCTTGCCGTCGAAGACCGCCACGGCGCCGTCGAGCACGCGCAGGGAGCGCTCGACCTCGACCGTGAAGTCCACGTGGCCGGGGGTGTCGATGATGTTGATCTGGTTGTCGTGCCAGTAGCAGGACGTCGCGGCCGACGTGATCGTGATGCCGCGCTCCTGCTCCTGGGCCATCCAGTCCATCGTGGAGGCACCGTCGTGGGTCTCGCCGAGCTTGTGGCTGATGCCGGTGTAGAACAGGATGCGTTCGGTCGTGGTGGTCTTGCCGGCATCGATGTGGGCCATGATGCCGATGTTGCGGACCTTCTTCAGGTCGGTAAGCACGTCGAGTGCCACGGTGTTTCCCTTCAGGAGATGGTGCCGGCGGCCTGCCGGCCCGGTGGGGCCGGCAGGCCGGAGAAGATTCTACCAGCGGTAGTGGGCGAAGGCCTTGTTGGACTCAGCCATCTTGTGGGTGTCCTCGCGGCGCTTCACGGCGGCACCGAGACCGTTGGACGCGTCCAGGATCTCGTTCTGCAGGCGCTCCGTCATGGTGTTCTCGCGGCGGAGCTTGGAGTAGCCCACGAGCCAGCGCAGCGACAGCGCCTGGGCGCGGCCGGGCTTGACCTCGACGGGCACCTGGTAGGTGGCGCCGCCGACGCGGCGGGACTTGACCTCGAGGGCCGGCTTGACGTTCTCCAGGGCCTTCTTGAGGGTGGCCACGGGGTCGGCGCCGGTCTTGCCGCGCACGCCCTCGAGCGCGCCGTAGACGATGCGCTCGGCGGTGGACTTCTTGCCGTCCTGGAGGACCTTGTTGATCAGCTGCGTGACGACCGGCGAGCCGTAGACGGGGTCGACGACGAGCGGGCGCTTGGGAGCGGGACCCTTACGAGGCATTACTTCTTCTCCTTCTTGGCGCCGTAGCGGGAGCGGGCCTGCTGGCGGCCCTTGACACCCTGGGTGTCGAGGGCGCCGCGGACGATCTTGTAGCGGACACCCGGGAGGTCCTTCACGCGGCCGCCGCGCACGAGCACGATGGAGTGCTCCTGCAGGTTGTGGCCCTCGCCCGGGATGTAGGCGGTGACCTCGACGCCGCCGTTGAGCTTCACGCGGGCGACCTTGCGCAGCGCGGAGTTCGGCTTCTTCGGGGTGGTGGTGTAGACGCGGGTGCACACGCCGCGCTTCATGGGGCTGCCCTTGAGCGCGGGCGCCTTGGTCTTGACGACCTTGGGGGTCCGGCCCTTGCGGACCAGCTGCTGGATGGTAGGCACTGTGTCTCCTGATCGGACGGGCCGCGCCGGCGGCCCGCTGGGATGGTCGGCTCCTCCTCCCCCGGTGCGGGACCGGGGGCGGGGACGGCGTCCCGGGTGCTGCCGGCGCGGCCGGGGCCGCACACCGGTGCCCGGGAGTTTCCGTGGGCAGACGAAAAGGATGGCATTTCGGCACATGCTGCGTGCCGGAGGACCGGGTCCGTTCTGCCATTGATTCCCGCGGTTCCCGCCGCCGCACGGGGCGAGGGCAGGGACCGTGCAATTCCACGACAGCCTATCAGAGAGGCCCCGCCCCCGGAAACCGGGGCGGGCTCAGCGGCCGGCGGCGGCGAGGTCCGCGGAGATCCGGCGGGCGCACTCGAGCAGCGGGGGCACGACGTCGCGCCGGGGGTCGGTGCCCGCGGCCCCCGGCACGCCCACGCGCATGGAGACGTTCACGGCGGCGACCACGCGGCCGGCGCCGTCGTGGACGGGGGCCGCCACGGAGCACAGCCCTGCCTCGAGCTCCTGGTCCACGAGCGCCCAGCCCTGGGCGCGGACCGTGCGCAGGTCCTCCTCGAGCAGGGCGCGGTCGGTGAGGGTGCGGTCGGTGCGGGCCTCGAGGCGGGCGGTGCGGAAGTACTCCGCGAGCTCGTCGGGCCCGAGCCCGGCGAGCAGCACCCGGCCCATCGACGTGGCGTGGGCGGGGAAGCGGGTGCCCACGGCGATGGCCACGGTCATGATCCGGCGGGTGGCGACCCGGGCGACGTAGACGATGTCGGTGCCGTCGAGCACGGAGGCCGAGGTGGACTCCTCCAGCAGCGCGGACAGGGCCTCGAGGTGCGGGCCCGCCAGCGCCGGCAGCGACAGGGCGGAGAGGTAGGCGTAGCCGAGCCGGAGCACCTTGGGGGTGAGCTCGAACAGCCGCCCGTCGGTGCGCACGTAGCCGAGCTCCTCGAGGGTCAGCAGGAAGCGGCGCGCGGTGGCGCGGGTGAGGCCGGTGCGCCGTGAGACGTCGCTGAGGGTCATCCGGGGGTGCCCGGCGTCGAAGGCGGAGATCACCTCCAGCCCGCGTGCGAGGGACTGGACGAACTGGCCGCCGGGGCCCCGCTCCCCCGCGGGCGTGCTCGGCTCGGGCTCGGTCACGGGGGCCTCCTCGGGCGGTGGGACGGCACGGGACGGGCGGGCGGCGGAGCCGGACGGCCGCCGGGACACCGTGTCCCGGCCGGACCGTCCCGGACCGGCGGACCGGCGGACCGCCCGGGCGGGACCCGCCGGGCGGGCGCAGGGCGTCCCCGCGGCCGGCGGGTCCGGCCGGCCGCGGGGACCGGTCAGCCGGCGGCGGGGCGCAGCGGCAGGCCGACGAGCTCCTGGAGCTCCTCGAAGTCGGTGCCGAAGGTCTCGCGCACGCTCAGGCCGTCCTCGTCGACGAGGAACACGGCCCGGTCGGTGTAGACGCGCGAGACGCAGCCGACGCCGGTGAGCGGCATGGTGCACTTCTCCACCAGCTTGGACTGGCCCTTCTTGGTGAGCAGGGTCATCATCACGAAGGTCTGCTTGGCCCCGGTGGCCAGGTCCATGGCCCCGCCCACGGCGGGGATGGCCTCGGGCTTGCCGGTGTGCCAGTTCGCGAGGTTGCCCTCGACGTCCACCTGGAAGGCCCCGAGCACGCAGCAGTCGAGGTGGCCGCCGCGCATCATGGCGAACGAGTCCGCGTGGTGGAAGTAGGAGCAGCCGGGGGTCTCGACGACGGGGATCTTGCCGGCGTTGATGAGGTCCGGGTCGACCTCGTCGCCGTGGGCCTCGCGGCCCATCCCGAGCATGCCGTTCTCGGTGTGCAGCGTGACGTCGTGCTCGGCGGTGAGGTGGTTGGCGACGAGGGTCGGCTGGCCGATGCCCAGGTTGACGTAGGAGCCGGCGGGGATGTCGGCGGCCACGACCCGCGCGAGCTCCTCGGGGCCGAGGGGGTGCTCGGCGGTGCGCGGGACCGCGGTGGTCTGCTCTCGGGTGGTGCGCTCGCTCATGGGGTTCAGAGCTCCTCTCGGGGGTCGGTCTGGGCCGGGGACTCGAGCCGCACGACCGTGTCCACGTAGATGCCGGGGGTCACGACGACCTCGGGGTCGAGCTCGCCGCGCTCGACGATCTCGGCGACCTGCACGATGGAGGTCGTCGCCGCGGCGGCCATGATCGGCCCGAAGTTGCGCGCCGTCTTGCGGTAGACGAGGTTGCCGGCGCGGTCGGCGACGTGCGCCTTGGTCAGGGAGTAGTCGGCCCTGATGGGGTGCTCGAGGACGTAGTGGCGGCCGTCGATCTCGCGCACCTCCTTGCCCTCGGCCAGCGGGGTGCCGTAGCCGGTGGGTGTGAAGAACGCCCCGATCCCGGCCCCCGCGGCGCGGATCCGCTCGGCGAGGTTGCCCTGCGGGACGACCTCGAGCTCGATCTCGCCCGCGCGGTACTTCTCGTCGAAGTGCCAGGAGTCGGACTGGCGGGGGAAGGAGCAGATGATCCTGCGCACCCGCCCGAGCTGGATGAGCTTGGCGAGGCCCACGTCGCCGTTGCCGGCGTTGTTGTTGACGACGGTCAGGTCGGTGGCGCCGTGGTCGATCAGCGCGTCGATGAGCTCGACGGGCTGTCCGGCGACGCCGAAGCCGCCGATCATGACGGTGGCGCCGTCCTCGATCTGCGCCACGGCCTCGGCGCAGCTGGCTGCGATGGTGAGCATGCGGTGTGCCTTCCTTCGGGGTCCGGTCGGGTTCTCAGGCGTTCTGGTTCTCGAGCACGACGGCGAGGCCCTGACCCACGCCGATGCAGATGGCGGCCACGCCCCAGCGCTGCCCGGAGGCCTGCAGGGACCGGGCGAGGGTGCCGAGGATGCGGGTGCCGGACGCGCCGAGGGGGTGGCCGATGGCGATGGCCCCGCCGTGCCGGTTGACGATCGCCGGGTCGATGCCCCAGGCGTCGACGCAGGCCAGGGACTGGGCGGCGAAGGCCTCGTTGAGCTCGACGGCGGCGACGTCGTCCCAGGTGATGCCGGCGCGGCGCAGCGCGGAGTTGGCCGCCTCGACCGGGGCGAAGCCGAAGAACTGCGGCTCGTTGGCGGCGGCCCCGCGCCCGGCGATGCGGGCGAGGGGCTGCAGGCCGGTCAGCTCGGCGGCCTTCTCGGAGCCCAGCAGCGCGGCGGAGGCGCCGTCGTTGAGGGGCGAGGCGTTGCCGGCGGTGACGGTCCCGCCCTGCTCCTCCGGGCGGAAGACGGTCTTGAGCCCGGCCAGCTTCTCGACGGTGGAGGAGGCCCGAACGGATTCGTCCCGGGTCAGCTCGGTGCCGGGGACCTGGACGGTGAGGTCCGCGTAGAAGCCCTCGTCCCAGGCCTGCTGGGTGAGCTGGTGGGAGCGGTACGCGAACTCGTCCATGCGGTCGCGGGTGATGCCGTGCCGCTCGGCGAGCTGCTCGGTGGCCTCGCCCAGGGAGACCGTCCACTCGGGCCTCATCCGCTTGTTCACGAGCCGCCAGCCCAGGGTGGTGGAGGCCAGGGTCATGTCCCCGGCGGGGTAGGGCTTCTCGGTCTTGGGCAGCACCCAGGGGGCGCGGCTCATGGACTCGACGCCGCCGACGAGCACCACGTCCGCCTCGCCCGCGCCGATCTGGCGGGAGGCGATGATGGCGGCGTCGAGGGAGGACCCGCACAGCCGGTTCACCGTGGTGCCGGGCAGCTCGACGGGCAGCCCGGCGAGGAGGGTGGCCATGCGGGCGACGTTGCGGTTCTCCTCCCCCGCGCCGTTGGCGTTGCCGAGCACGACCTCGTCGATCGCGGCCGGGTCCAGGCCGGGGGCGCGCCCGACCTGCTCGCCCAGCACGTGGGCGGCGAGGTCGTCGGGGCGCACGCCCGCCAGGGCGCCGCCGAAGCGGCCGAAGGGGGTGCGGACGGCGTCGTAGATGTAGGCCTGGGTCATGGTGTTCCTCGCTTGCGTCGTTGCAGGTCGGTCACGGGGTCTCGGGGCCAGGGGTGCCGGTGGGCACGGGGCGGGGCCGGCACGGGGCGCCGCCCCGCGCCGGACGGGCCTCAGGCGTCCTCGGCGTCGAGGGCGTCGAGGACCTGCTTGGCGTGCTTGAAGGCGTTGTTGGCCGAGGGCACGGAGAGGTAGATCGCCGACTGCAGCAGGACCTCCTTGATCTCGTCCCGGCTCAGGCCGTTGCGCAGGGCGGCGCGCACGTGCATCTCGAACTCCTCCCAGTGCCCTGCGGCGATCAGCGCCGTCAGGGTGATGGCGCTGCGCATCCGCCGGTCCAGGCCGGGGCGGGTCCAGATCTCGCCCCAGGCGTAGCGGGAGATGAAGTCCTGGAACTCGGTGGTGAACCCGTCCTTGGCCGCCTCGGCGCGGTCCACGTGGGCGTCGGAGAGGACCTCGCGGCGCACGGCCGTGCCCTCGGCGTGGGCCTGCTCCTCGGTGCGGCGGGAGTCGCTGCTCATGCTCGTGCTCCTTCGGGGTGGGGGTCGGCGGCGAAGTGCCCGGTCAGCAGGCGGGCGACCTCGGCGGGCGCCTCGGCGGGGATCAGGTGGGCGGCGTCCTCGAGGACCACGGCCCGCCCGCCCGTGCCCGCGGCCAGGGCGGCGGCGTCCTCGGGCGGGGTCGCGGCGTCGTGCGCGCCGGCGACGGCGAGGACCGGGGCGCGCACGGCCCCGAGCCGGTCGCGGGCGTCGAAGTGCTCGAGGGCCTCGCAGACCCGGGCGTAGGAGAAGCGGTCGGCGCCCTGCAGGTCGTGCAGCAGCGCGGTGGCCGTGACGGGCTCGCGCTCGAGGAAGCCGGGGGCGAACCAGCGCTGCGCGGAGCCGGTGACCTGGGTGGGCGTTCCGGCCGCGGCGACGAGGCGGGCGCGCTCGGCCCACGCCTGCGGCTGCCCCACCCGGGCCGCGGTGCCCAGGAGCACGGCGGCGAGGACCCGGTCGGGGGCGTCGAGCAGCAGCTGCTGGCCGACGCAGCCGCCGACCGAGTTCCCGGCGTAGTGGAACGGTCGTCCGCTCAGGTCCTCGGTGCGGTCGAGGGCCTCGAGCACGCCGCGGGCGAGCTCGGCCATGGTGAAGGGCTCGTCCGTCGCGGCGGAGGCGCCGTGGCCCGGCAGGTCCCAGCCCAGGACCCGGCGGTCCCGGCCGAGCTCACGCGCGACGGCGCCCCACAGCGCGGTCACCGAGGTGCCGAGGGAGGGCCCGAGCACCACGGGCGGGACGTGCGGGGCGGGCCGCGGGCCGGCGGCGAGCTCGACCAGGGCGA carries:
- the rpsJ gene encoding 30S ribosomal protein S10; translated protein: MAGQKIRIRLKSYDHEVIDVSARKIVETVTRAGATVVGPVPLPTEKNVYCVIRSPHKYKDSREHFEMRTHKRLIDIIDPTPKAVDSLMRLDLPADVNIEIKL
- the tuf gene encoding elongation factor Tu, which encodes MAKAKFERSKPHVNIGTIGHVDHGKTTLTAAISKVLADKYPDINEQRDFGAIDSAPEEKQRGITINISHIEYQTEKRHYAHVDAPGHADYVKNMITGAAQMDGAILVVAATDGPMAQTREHVLLARQVGVPYLLVALNKSDMVEDEELLDLVEMEVRELLSDQGFDGDNAPVVRVSALKALEGDPEWVKSVEELMEAVDENVPDPVRDMDKPFLMPIEDVFTITGRGTVVTGRAERGTLPINSEVEIVGIRPVQKTTVTGIEMFHKQMDEAMAGENCGLLLRGLKRDDVERGQVVCKPGSITPHTDFEANVYILSKEEGGRHNPFYSNYRPQFYFRTTDVTGVITLPEGTEMVMPGDNTEMTVELIQPIAMEEGLGFAIREGGRTVGSGRVTKIIK
- the fusA gene encoding elongation factor G, translating into MALDVLTDLKKVRNIGIMAHIDAGKTTTTERILFYTGISHKLGETHDGASTMDWMAQEQERGITITSAATSCYWHDNQINIIDTPGHVDFTVEVERSLRVLDGAVAVFDGKEGVEPQSETVWRQADKYDVPRICFVNKMDKLGADFYFTVDTIINRLGAKPLVMQLPIGAESAFTGVVDLLTMKAFVWPGDSKGDVTMGAKYEIEDIPADLQERAEEYRNQLVETVAESDDELMEKYLGGEELTLEELKAGIRKLTINSEAYPVLCGSAFKNRGVQPMLDAVIDFLPSPLDVPNVQGHALNDEEEILTRPVDYSAPFSALAFKVAAHPFYGQLTYIRVYSGKAVNGEQVLNSTKGKKERIGKLFQMHSNKENPVDEIRAGHIYAAIGLKDTTTGDTLCDPQNPIVLESMTFPEPVISVAIEPKTKGDQEKLSTAIQKLSAEDPTFTVSLNEETGQTEIGGMGELHLDILVDRMKREFKVEANVGKPQVAYRETIKKAVEKVDYTHKKQTGGSGQFAKVQVSFEPLPLDAEELYEFDNKVTGGRVPREYIPSVDAGIQDAMQLGILAGYPVVGVKATLIDGAYHDVDSSEMAFKIAGSMVFKEGARKASPVLLEPLMAVEVRTPEEYMGEVIGDLNSRRGQIQSMEDVTGVKLVKALVPLSEMFGYIGDLRSKTQGRAVYSMQFDSYSEVPKAVADEIIQKNRGE
- the rpsG gene encoding 30S ribosomal protein S7, which encodes MPRKGPAPKRPLVVDPVYGSPVVTQLINKVLQDGKKSTAERIVYGALEGVRGKTGADPVATLKKALENVKPALEVKSRRVGGATYQVPVEVKPGRAQALSLRWLVGYSKLRRENTMTERLQNEILDASNGLGAAVKRREDTHKMAESNKAFAHYRW
- the rpsL gene encoding 30S ribosomal protein S12, which gives rise to MPTIQQLVRKGRTPKVVKTKAPALKGSPMKRGVCTRVYTTTPKKPNSALRKVARVKLNGGVEVTAYIPGEGHNLQEHSIVLVRGGRVKDLPGVRYKIVRGALDTQGVKGRQQARSRYGAKKEKK
- a CDS encoding IclR family transcriptional regulator domain-containing protein: MTEPEPSTPAGERGPGGQFVQSLARGLEVISAFDAGHPRMTLSDVSRRTGLTRATARRFLLTLEELGYVRTDGRLFELTPKVLRLGYAYLSALSLPALAGPHLEALSALLEESTSASVLDGTDIVYVARVATRRIMTVAIAVGTRFPAHATSMGRVLLAGLGPDELAEYFRTARLEARTDRTLTDRALLEEDLRTVRAQGWALVDQELEAGLCSVAAPVHDGAGRVVAAVNVSMRVGVPGAAGTDPRRDVVPPLLECARRISADLAAAGR
- a CDS encoding 3-oxoacid CoA-transferase subunit B — encoded protein: MSERTTREQTTAVPRTAEHPLGPEELARVVAADIPAGSYVNLGIGQPTLVANHLTAEHDVTLHTENGMLGMGREAHGDEVDPDLINAGKIPVVETPGCSYFHHADSFAMMRGGHLDCCVLGAFQVDVEGNLANWHTGKPEAIPAVGGAMDLATGAKQTFVMMTLLTKKGQSKLVEKCTMPLTGVGCVSRVYTDRAVFLVDEDGLSVRETFGTDFEELQELVGLPLRPAAG
- a CDS encoding 3-oxoacid CoA-transferase subunit A, producing the protein MLTIAASCAEAVAQIEDGATVMIGGFGVAGQPVELIDALIDHGATDLTVVNNNAGNGDVGLAKLIQLGRVRRIICSFPRQSDSWHFDEKYRAGEIELEVVPQGNLAERIRAAGAGIGAFFTPTGYGTPLAEGKEVREIDGRHYVLEHPIRADYSLTKAHVADRAGNLVYRKTARNFGPIMAAAATTSIVQVAEIVERGELDPEVVVTPGIYVDTVVRLESPAQTDPREEL
- a CDS encoding thiolase family protein gives rise to the protein MTQAYIYDAVRTPFGRFGGALAGVRPDDLAAHVLGEQVGRAPGLDPAAIDEVVLGNANGAGEENRNVARMATLLAGLPVELPGTTVNRLCGSSLDAAIIASRQIGAGEADVVLVGGVESMSRAPWVLPKTEKPYPAGDMTLASTTLGWRLVNKRMRPEWTVSLGEATEQLAERHGITRDRMDEFAYRSHQLTQQAWDEGFYADLTVQVPGTELTRDESVRASSTVEKLAGLKTVFRPEEQGGTVTAGNASPLNDGASAALLGSEKAAELTGLQPLARIAGRGAAANEPQFFGFAPVEAANSALRRAGITWDDVAAVELNEAFAAQSLACVDAWGIDPAIVNRHGGAIAIGHPLGASGTRILGTLARSLQASGQRWGVAAICIGVGQGLAVVLENQNA
- the pcaC gene encoding 4-carboxymuconolactone decarboxylase, which codes for MSSDSRRTEEQAHAEGTAVRREVLSDAHVDRAEAAKDGFTTEFQDFISRYAWGEIWTRPGLDRRMRSAITLTALIAAGHWEEFEMHVRAALRNGLSRDEIKEVLLQSAIYLSVPSANNAFKHAKQVLDALDAEDA
- a CDS encoding alpha/beta fold hydrolase; the encoded protein is MTVPALALVELAAGPRPAPHVPPVVLGPSLGTSVTALWGAVARELGRDRRVLGWDLPGHGASAATDEPFTMAELARGVLEALDRTEDLSGRPFHYAGNSVGGCVGQQLLLDAPDRVLAAVLLGTAARVGQPQAWAERARLVAAAGTPTQVTGSAQRWFAPGFLEREPVTATALLHDLQGADRFSYARVCEALEHFDARDRLGAVRAPVLAVAGAHDAATPPEDAAALAAGTGGRAVVLEDAAHLIPAEAPAEVARLLTGHFAADPHPEGARA